The genomic DNA AGCACAACAAGCAGCATGCCATAAGCTTTATGCTTGTATCTCTTAACTATTCGTCTCATCAATTTGTCCAAAAGCCTGCCGTCAAATTTGCTGGCATTTGTTTCAGACTGAGAACACTAACTGCATAAAAATCTTACGGGAGCAGAATTGGAAGACATTAAAGTTGTTGATTAGGAAAGCATTAAAATATCAAAGGAGGCGATTAAACTGCAGTTAGCACTTTACCATAAAGTGAACAAAATTCAGGAGATATATGCACTGTAAGATAATAGCAATACAAGCAGTGCTTCCTCCATGCGCATAGTTTGGAGTGAGAATGAGATACCAAAAATCCTAGAGCAACTTCATCAGATATGCAACCGATGACATCTCTAAACTTCATATTTTGAAGTCAAAAGGAAATGTCATTTAACAAGAATTGCAGAATGTGAGAAATCTTATCAAAGTACAAAGAACAAAGATGACAGAAGTTACTGTTCTTTCAGAATTCAAAATACAGCATTTGAGAAGAAGCAGTGGAAATGACCAACCTGAAAATGGGAACTAGACAAGCAACGCCCAATTTGGCGGAACAAAGGCACCATACACCGCTGAAATTCCGGGGCCTGTGTTGCCTCCAAGACTTCCTCCAACTCTCCAAGGAACATGACCTCCTTCGAACTGTTTGTAACGGGCCAATATTTCAACAAGCCCCTTATAACAGTATCAGCGAGCTTGCAGTCCTTCTCAACAAACTGGGTAATGCAGTAAGAGAGTTGCTGATGATACATTGGGATGCATTTGGGTTTATGAAGCGGAATCAAAGCTCGAACAAGGAAGAGCTTGTGCTCCTCTTTCAGGGGAAGGGCAAACCCATTGATTATGCTCCCTAATATCTCCAGAAGTTCTCCGATGCCATTATGCTTCTCAGTCTCAAATATAAATCGGAAGaatatgttgttgattgctttCCGAATAAAGGGCCTGTGTGCCATAAACTTCCCATAGATACGGTGAAGGACAGTTTTAAGGTACTCCCTCTCTCTTGGGTCCTCTGAATCAAAGAGATCTAACAACCTGAGAATGAAGGACTGGTCAATGTACCTCTTCGCCAACTTTGCATCTGTCTCAGGCGAGGCCACGAATCTGAGGAGCAGTTCATACACAATTTGCAAGTGGGGCCACGCAGGGTCCATCGATGGCTCTTCTTCCTCAAGATCGAAGGCCTCGAGGACCTTGTTCTCGCGAGGGGGGGTAGTCAGGTTCCTGAATAAGTTGATAGACACCATCTTTACAATCTCTTGCATCACCACCTCAGTAAATTTTCCATTTGCAGAAGTGATGTAGTCTACCAGCTCCAGCAAGGTCTGGCGCTTGATGTCCTTCTCCTTGGTGTTCTTCGTGGGATTCGTGAAGTCAAACACAACACAACAGAGGCCCAGCTTTCTGATGAACAGGTTCTGCTTCTCTGAATTCGGGACATCCTTAAACCCGGGCAAGGCCTCATATGGAACAACTGAAGAGTTGCCATTCAGCCTAGTATTCGCAGCCTGTAGAAGCCTATTTCCATGATTCAATCCTGAAGCAGAAGTAGTTGAATTCCCGTGTTGCCTGCTAGCCAAATCATTGGTTCTTGAAGTAGACGATGCACTATAAGAGGAAGTCGAGGTTCCCCCAACATCACTGGTATCAATCGACTTAGATGGCTTCCTCGGAAGCCTGTTGAGTATCTTATTGATCATTGTCTAGATGATCTCAACTGAACTCCTTCCGCATCCACTCAACAATCCTAACCTTCCAAACTCCCCCGAAGAAGACTTCCAATCACTTTCCCTGAAACTAGGCAAGCGGCAATGAGAGAAAATCCAATTCAGCCCAGAAACTTCAATCTTTTCGCATCAAACAGCAGAGATCTTCAACCGAAAAACCGTCAAATGCTACAGAAACCCCGCGAGGGCCATTATCATCAATCGGGGGAAGACCACAGTCATCCGAGCTAACAATCAAAGAATACTACCCATTTGCAATCAAAGACCGACCTGACTCGCTCTACCCACATCAAGAAAAGCCCGATCAGCGCCTCAATCTCCCCTGCAGCTCGGAATCGGGGCAGAAAAGATCGGACCTTTGACTTATCCGAGGATACCCAGATGAGAAAAAGGACATGTTGCCGGTCAGTGGGGTGGGGATTGAGGAGAGTGGACCTTCAAATCCTGTGTCCAACCACTcgagaaggaaaaagaatggCGGAGAATTGTCCCCCTCTGACCCCCTTCCCGTGAGCAGGATCGGGAAGATCTGGGCAGGATCTGCTGCAACCAATGGAGCGCAAACAGCCTACGAAAGAATCAGGACCGTGAGGTCGTCCATTACCATGGGGAGCACGAGTCTACTGGAATCCATGgaaaaggagaaagagaggatGAGGGAGAGCTTACAGAGAAAGTTGAGCGCTATTCCTTTttccagaagagagagagagagagaagagagataaCCTTTGAGAACACAgtagaaaaggaaagagaggaGTCAGCCGGTCACTGGTCGCTGTTGGGTTTCGTTAATTGGAAAAATTAACGATACCAATTATTTTTCGGTAAAATCATATTAAGGTATCGTCATCGACTGATACTAATTCCCGTTCAGACTCCGGCTTGCTTTGAACGTTCTTGCAGATAAGTTTATTAATAACGTGCAAGAaaatttttcaagttttattagcttaatttattttgtcaTCGTGggatttttttccatttatattatccgattaattgagatattattataaataaaaagtcgacaaatatatattgcaaTTGCACTTGCGGTTGGGGAAATTTACCTTCATTTTCGGTATTTGGTAAAATTATGATGTATCATCTACTTATTTTGATTGATACTAATTCCCATTCGTCCTCCAACTTGCTCTAATGTTCTCGCTGATATTTATTAGCCTATTTATTTGTCTATATGgctattttttccatttatattatccaactaatcaagatacaaatgtaatttttgaaaagtGTATATTGCGGCTGTGGTTGTAATGGCTTTCTTGATTTTCTAGAATAcgtgagtttttttttagtttaaacgattttttttatttatgtttacacgaatataaaattatataatttcttaCCGTTACAGATTTTGAGTTTAAATTTCATCCTATTAGATGGAACCAATATGGAAATTATCGATAATATGACTCACGTATGATAGAGGAGTTCCATCTCCATCTCGAACTCGAACCAAAATCCGCCTTCTGGAATTTTAAAAAGGATCGACAACTATAAAGGATGTTAGTCGGGGGAAGAGTTGGGACAAAATACAAGGTTggtgaaaagaagaaaaatggaaaatttctCGAAAATGAAGTCTTGTCAATTTAGCAAAAATCACTGGACTATTGAATTCTGATAATACCTTAGACGATTGTTGGAGTAGTAGTCATATAGCGTAGCATAGTCACATTTCGCGgagaattatttaattattatcttgttTCATTATATCATTAGATCAACTTTTTGTAAAGTGAATTACATTATAGAAGATCGAGACGGTTCTTTA from Punica granatum isolate Tunisia-2019 chromosome 2, ASM765513v2, whole genome shotgun sequence includes the following:
- the LOC116195773 gene encoding serine/threonine protein phosphatase 2A 57 kDa regulatory subunit B' theta isoform-like — protein: MINKILNRLPRKPSKSIDTSDVGGTSTSSYSASSTSRTNDLASRQHGNSTTSASGLNHGNRLLQAANTRLNGNSSVVPYEALPGFKDVPNSEKQNLFIRKLGLCCVVFDFTNPTKNTKEKDIKRQTLLELVDYITSANGKFTEVVMQEIVKMVSINLFRNLTTPPRENKVLEAFDLEEEEPSMDPAWPHLQIVYELLLRFVASPETDAKLAKRYIDQSFILRLLDLFDSEDPREREYLKTVLHRIYGKFMAHRPFIRKAINNIFFRFIFETEKHNGIGELLEILGSIINGFALPLKEEHKLFLVRALIPLHKPKCIPMYHQQLSYCITQFVEKDCKLADTVIRGLLKYWPVTNSSKEVMFLGELEEVLEATQAPEFQRCMVPLFRQIGRCLSSSHFQVAERALFLWNNDHIENLIKQNRKVILPIIFPSLERNARAHWNQAVKSLTLNVRKIFSDTDPELFEECLAKFQEDEAQEEEIKTRREATWKQLEEIAAMKSASSGPALAK